In a single window of the Bufo bufo chromosome 5, aBufBuf1.1, whole genome shotgun sequence genome:
- the GEM gene encoding GTP-binding protein GEM, whose translation MTLNVTMRRSSTAVQNQQRWSIPADGKNIHVQKNPNVHLNRNYTINHSMRPEEYYRRSWSSDSSDSVISSESGNTYYRVVLIGEHGVGKSTLASIFAGVPDTLDSDLLGENTYERTLMVDGESATLILLDMWENKSQDNMIQDHCMQVGDAYLIVYSITDRASFEKASELRIQLRRARQTEDIPIILVGNKSDLVRCREVSISEGRACAVVFDCKFIETSAAVQHNVKELFEGIVRQVRLRRDSKEKNEKRLAFQKRRESIPKKARRFWGKIVAKKNKSMAFKLKSKSCHDLSVL comes from the exons ATGACCCTCAATGTGACAATGCGGCgcagcagcacggcagtgcagaaTCAGCAACGTTGGAGCATCCCGGCCGACGGAAAGAACATTCATGTCCAAAAAAATCCCAATGTCCACCTTAATCGAAACTACACCATAAACCACTCCATGAGACCGGAGGAGTACTACAGACGCAGCTGGTCCTCGGACTCCTCAGACTCCGTCATCTCCTCCGAATCTGGCAATACTTATTACCGCGTGGTGCTCATCGGGGAGCATGGTGTCGGCAAGTCTACATTGGCCAGCATATTCGCAGGTGTGCCAGATACCCTGGACAGTGACCTACTGGGAG AGAATACATACGAAAGAACGCTGATGGTGGACGGAGAAAGTGCCACACTGATCTTGCTCGACATGTGGGAGAATAAG AGTCAGGACAACATGATCCAGGATCACTGCATGCAAGTGGGAGATGCCTACTTAATCGTATATTCCATCACAGACAGAGCCAGCTTTGAAAAAGCCTCAGAGCTGCGTATACAGCTGCGCCGGGCACGACAGACAGAAGACATTCCCATCATACTCGTAGGCAACAAGAGTGACCTGGTTCGATGCAGAGAAGTCTCCATATCAG AGGGAAGGGCCTGCGCTGTGGTCTTTGACTGCAAGTTCATCGAGACGTCGGCCGCTGTCCAGCACAATGTGAAAGAATTGTTTGAAGGAATTGTAAGGCAGGTGCGTCTAAGGAGGGACAGTAAGGAGAAGAATGAAAAGAGACTGGCATTTCAGAAAAGGAGGGAAAGTATCCCGAAGAAAGCCAGAAGATTCTGGGGGAAGATCGTGGCCAAGAAAAACAAAAGCATGGCTTTCAAGCTAAAGTCCAAATCTTGCCATGACCTTTCTGTACTATAA